A stretch of DNA from Telopea speciosissima isolate NSW1024214 ecotype Mountain lineage chromosome 5, Tspe_v1, whole genome shotgun sequence:
TTCAgataaaaatctattttttttttgttgttcacATTAAACCCTAGCTCCTGAGTGAGATTTATCACCCATATTCTTTGCCCGGCTAACTATATAACTCTGATTCTTAAAATTTTCGTATTCTGAGGTTATCGAGTTGCAGTCTTATTTGGATTTTGGTATTATTCTTCAAAATTCATTTCTTagaagagatttttttattcctCTCACAAATTCAGTGTAAACTGAGAGGTATTGATTGCCTAATGTTCTTTTATCATTGTTTCATTTTTCCCTTatcccttgtttttcttttgactATTTTATATAGTTTCCTCTTTGCATTTTTCTCTAGAAGTTTTTTATCGACCAACTTCTTCATTAGTGTGTTATGCACGCTCGGGTGTAATGGAGAATAACTGTCAGATTTCACTATATTAATCTGAGATGCCTTGTCAGATTTTCCCGACCAAGCCTCAAAATTTTAATATGCTGACATTCCATTATCAAGTTTggcattaattttttttttttttgattcatTCTTTCGTTCTCTATTCGTTTATATTAATTTTCTTCCCTAAATCAAGTAATAATTTTCTCCTAAAAGGAAAGCATGTCAAGTGGTATCCAACAGGAATCAATTATCTGTTTGGTCATGATCTCCTCCCCCCGCGCAGAACTCATAAACACACAGTGGGCTATACGGGGAAAATTTGATATTTCTCCTAAAAGGAAAGCATGTCAAGTGACAGGAAAATTGGAACAAAATGAAGTCTCTATTTATGCATGGATATAGAGTTTTTTATCTGTGGATTGTTGTCAAATGCTCTTCCTCAACACCTTGCCTAGCAGTTACTTTACTAAAGACCATCTATATTGATTACTTACAGTCCTTGTTTCATAATTACTGACTAGCTGAAGAACAGAAAAAATTGAGCTTAATTTGTTTTCTGTAAATGCTGTTGTGCTCCACTTGTTCCTTTCTTTGCAGACATGTTTACAGAAAATTGCTTAACTGATTCCTCCAGATTAGTTTATAGGTTCCATATTGTCAAATGAGATGTAGGATATTGGTTCCACTATTATCAATCCACTTTAATGATAAGGGCCTGTATGTTTACTACTATGTCTGAAAAGTTTACCCACTGGACGTGACACAGGCTTTTTCTTTGGGAAGAACCACCATTTTTTTGGAAGTTGAACATTTTTATGCGATATTGTACATTCAtataaggggaaaagaacgctacctggtcgtgtggcccgtgctcctgtgcctagacacagaagcGTGCAAAAGTACCGTGCTGCCctcatggaaaggtggaaatcccgcCTAGGGCGATGCTTGCTCGCGCGCTCCCATTGGCCAGCGTGTGTGTGCAGGCTCTAGAAGCCCAGGCAGCGATCGATTTCCCTTTATATGAGTATTTGATTTCCATGTAGCACATAACCAATTATGTTTTCCTCTTATACTTCAAAAGTCTTTTCTGTGAAATGTCCTATTAATTTTCTTCTGTTATGAGAAGTTCCTGTTCTGGGGAAACATTGGTTTAAGTAGCATCTCTGATGTCCAATGCATTTCATACAGCCATTCTAATGGCTAAATGTTCCCTTCATCAGTTTCAATTGTTTACACATCCTTATTCCTTGCATTATGATATCTACTTCAAAAATTCCCTTTTCACTTTATTCAAATTGATGATAAACAGGCCTATATCATACTTGCCATTTTCAGAAAATATAAACAGTTCTATATCAAGGTATTACATTGATTGTCGATCAGGACATGGATAAGGAATATTGTAATGGTTAGTTTCTTGAAGTGCCAGATGTGTTGCCCCCAACAAGTTGAATTTCTGACACACCCATTTAGCAAATGTCCTGCATATGATGTCCATGTACTTGTAGATTTTTTTGGGTCTAAGCATTAAAGTTGTCCTTACTGATAAACAATTCTATATCATGGTTCTAATAGTGGAATCACATCGTCTGATCTGGATTTGGGTTAGTCATGACCAATTTGATACTGGTTCCTGAAACCATGGGCTGAATTTTCATCATTTCCACCAGGGATTGGCTGATAGCCTGATACTGATACCATTCTGATTCTGGATCCAATCTTCAGAACCTTGTCTTTTTTTTATGCCCCAATGGTGGACATGCGGTAGATAATCATGCACATTTCATACATCCCTCTCTAGATATTGAGATGGCCATGAACCAATGTAGTCATATGATCTCAGAGTTATTGACATTTCATTGATTCTATTTTTCTGTAGGGTGAATACTCTTCATGAGTCTCCCTGGAAAGGTTCAATTATCAAATGTTCGAActaatcatttttatttttgtttccgGAAATCTCCTTGGTGTGGTACATTAAACACTGGTTCTGATCAAGTATATATGCATGAAATGTGTACAGCTTATTGCAAAATTATAGAATCATGATGCCTTAGTTCCTAGGCTCATGATGTTCATATTTTTTATGGAAGTGTATGACATTGAAAGGATGATATTAGGTTGCGTGATGTGCATGAAAAATATATAGATGGTTAATATTTTGATGTTGGAAAAAGAATTAAGATTTATTGCAAGTAATTTTCAGTCCCCCCAAGAAATGGTTGTAGTTGAAGTGTTGGCATACGCATGTTGGTACTACATATGTCTGTCATTGATGCATTGCAAAAATTTGGTACCCTTGTTGCATGACTTACTTTAGTccttattttttgataaataattaACATATAATGAAATGCTTAAGCAGTGCTTAAAAAATGGACCAGTCATTTTAAAATTCAGTCCTGGTGTTGGTACTCCTTTGTCCTGAATTGTCCAGAACAATTTAGGGACATGCTGGCTGTAAATAAACAcgttaaaagaacaaaaaatcattaaaatgaGCAAAAAACTGACTCACACTTTGTAGTtccattgatttgatttttgaggATAAGAAGAGTGACTTGGTTCAGATTGAAGgttctaaaagagctaggggcaggcctaaaatgaccctaggagaagtggtgaggaaagatgTGCATATCTTAGGTCTTGTTCCATGTATGACGTCAAATAGAGCTGTTTGCAGGGAAAGGATCCGCGTTGTTGACCCCGGTTACTGTGTATAAGACTGATTTGTTGTTGTTACAACTATGCTACACATGCATAATTtagttccttttcttttcttttcatctttttattttgtctttgctaggatccatgtagctgaccccatttagttgggttaaggtcgagtttttgttgttgttgttgtaaaccTAAATGTGTCATGAATATTGAGCTGGTCTTTATTGTCTTCTTAGTAATGCATGTGGAGTTTCACATGCTAATTAGAATCTGTTCTTTTGTGTGTTATTTGTGTAAAGAAATTAAGTGTAGTTGACAGCAGTCATGGTATAGTAAAGGTCAGAatctaaggctgtgtttggtatgcattcttggaatagattctgggtTTAGAACGCATTTTAAAACCcgattcttttctattttctctcttcagaatgcataccaaacacagcctaaatctTCATGGTGGTGATACAGTTTATGCATGCATAATGTGGATTTATTACTGTGGTGTAGACTCACATAGTTTATGCACGTTTTAAATGGGCCTATTATTTCTTGAGTCTTGACAAGTTGAatgggtcttttttttttcctgaggTGTAGAAGGGAGCTAACTTAGGTATATCATTAGATATGTGAATTATTGTGGTGCAGATGTAGCTTACACAATTTGGACTGTCCTATTGCCCTTCTGGACCATCCCTAACCTATGGCTTAGCCGAAGTTTGTTATTGAATTAAGGAGTTACGAGGTGGTGCAGAGAATTATTAGGTTCTTCAGAACAAAATTTGCTTCTTGTTTTCCACAAAAAACATGCGACATTCATTTTGTAGCCTCTGGATCCGTTGACTCATCGCTCAGATTGCATCAATAGTTAAGTAGAGCATTAAGGGTGGGTCTTGGTGCaacgataaggttgctccattgtgaccaagtgctcatgggttcgagtctggactctggaaacagcctctctaggGGGAAGTCATCAATGGAAGCGGGTAGCTTAGTTGGCAAGGTCCATGCcttcacaattaagaggtcatgagttcaattCTCCCTGGGGtctatctatccaaaaaaaaaaaaagtggtctCCACTTCGGTGGTAAACTTCTTTGTGATCAAAGTAAGTTTAGCCTGGGGAGTTGGTCTGCTGGCTTGATTGACTGAGCCTGACTGCAGGCAACTTGTTGGCGTCTGCTTATGCATCATACCCTTGATGTGCCTCTACATTTGTTAGGTTCAAACTTAGCAATCCATCCTTGTTGAAAGGTACATGAAACTGTTCCAAGATCCAAATAATTACATTAGCATGGATGCTAGGTATTAACTCATTTCCCATAAAAGTTAACTGCCTTGTTATATTGATAGACTTCGGGAGTACCTTGTCATTGTACTATTGTTTTGGGCTGCACAAATCACCTTGGTATTTGCCATTGCCATGGTTATGGCCACTTACTCATGGTTTTGTCATCTTATAGATCAAAGTGTGTGGAACTTTATAGTAATGTGATCAGGATATTGAGGTGGAGTCAATTTTTATTATAGTCCAGTTGGTTCAACTCTTCTTAAATGCTAAGTTTCATAATTGCTGTTTGTTATTCAGACTAAATAATGTCTCATGAGTGTCACCTTTATCTTAGCAGCAATTATTTTGCTCTTTGTTTAATTAATGATTTTGTGTGTTCATTCTTCTGTTTGACTCTACAGAAATGCAAGGATTGGATAATGTCATCCCCCTTTCACCGCAGTGGCTTTTGCCAAAGCCTGGGGATGGTAAACCTGGAATGGTGACTGGGGTGAGTGATCTTAATTTCTCGTAGTCTATCCAAGTGTTTAACCTGCTTATCTCCAAACAAAGTTGTGGCAATGTAAAttgccatacattgagatgcatATAAGACCAATCTAAATGCTTGTCCACCTTACAATGTGGAAATAACTTAATCTACTTCACAGTTTCTGCTTTCTGTTTGTTTATGGTACAGGAATCCAATTTCAGCCCAAGTCCAGGTCATACCAGCAGTGCAGATGCCTCAAAATCTTCAGGAAATGGTGAGGAAATCCAAGATAATGAGAAGAAAAGGGATGTTTATCGGCCAAGCTTGCTCGATGCAGAATCTGGTCGTAGGGACTGCTGGCGTGATGAAGAACGAGACACAGATTCCTCTATCCGCAGAGATCGTTGGAGGGAGGGAGATAAAGAGCTTGGTGATGCACGCAAAATGGACAGGTGGATGGATAACCCCTCCATTCGACACTCTGGGGAAGCACGCCGTGCCCCATCTGAGAAGTGGACCGATTCTAGTAACAGGGAAACTAGTTATGAACAACGCCGTGAGAGCAAATGGAACACACGTTGGGGGCCAGAAGATAAGGAGTCAGAAAGTTGGCGTGAGAAGTGGCTAGATTCTAGCAGAGATGGTGAAGTGCCTCGTGATAAAGGATTATCTCATCTGAACAATCATGGGAAAGATGACAAGGAGGGAGACTATTATAGGCCATGGCGATCTAACTCTTCCCAAAACCGAGGAAGGGCAGAGCCTCATTACCAAGCTCTGACACCTAACAAGCAGACTCCTACACTTGGTTATGGCAGGGGCCGAGGAGAAAATGCACTTCCGATCTTCTCTGTTGGTCGTGGTAAAGTTAGTTCTGGTGGAAGTGCTGTGAATAGCACTTCTGCCTATTCTCAGTCATTAGGTACTGTCTCAGATAAGGGTGAAAGTGCTCATGTGGAGTCTTCCCCTTTAAGTTATAGTAGGACGAAATTGCTTGATATATACAGGATGACTGATGTGCTTTCCTATGGAAAGCAGTTAGATGGATTTGTAGAAGTTCATTCTCTTACACAAGCAGAGCCATTAGAACCTCTGGCACTTTCCACACCTACTGTGGAGGAACTGGTATTCTGACACAATTTCATTTGCTGAAGTTTATGTtgttatttttggttttggttggtctaatttttttttgttgcttgaATAGGTTATCCTAAAGGGAATCGACAGGGGTGATATAGTGAGCAGTAATATTCCTCAGGTTTCTAAAGATGGTTCTGTTGGACGAAATTCAACTGATTTGGTGCAAACTAGACGAACGAAGCTTGGTATTGTACCCCTTCATGATACATCTGTAATATATCTACATATAGTCGGGGTGTACTTGGGGATCTGGCTTGTGTTATATTTTAAACAGTTCTGGCCTGAATTCTTTGGTAGCCAGCCTATTAGCACTCTAAATGTTGGATGCCAATATTATATGCTGCTGATTCCGGCCCACTTAACACCAATTATCAAGTTTGTACTTTGTAGTGAATTTGATTACCCAgattattttaattgatatattttcattttagcAGGTAGTCGAGAAGATTTACCGTCTTCCATTGATGACTTCAAGGAGGATTCTGACAGTTCGAAAGGTGGGCATTTAAACTATAATGAGAGCATTTCTTATGAAAGGCATGTACACATATTCGGCTGACCCAAAGTTGGAAACAGTTGAGGATCCTCAGGCATACCTTGATAACATGTTTAGTCTAGAAGGTAGCAGTTCTATAAATTACAGTAATGCTATACCAAAAATCTTGGTATCTTCCACATATTGTATAAGCCATGGCGAGGATGGAGGTCGTCACTATTTGATGGGTGAGACCTTAGTAGTTGATAAGTAACTTTCACAAAGTCTTTGAACTAACCATGCCCAACTGGAAGGTCTATGTCTATGAAGGTGGTGGTTATGATCatctaatttgatttttttaattgaaaaataaGACCGAGTCTTGTTGAATGCTGTGTCCTTGgctttctcatttttctttaaCATGTCGCACTAGAGTAGGACGATGAGCACTCCCTTCTCAGGAATACACAAGTTCTTCTTATGCATCATTTCCATTTGCTTTAACATGGATGCTTAACCATCACCACTTCAGTGAGTTTATtttaaccaatttttttttttctttcattgtcTTTGTGCAGCTTTTAGGGAAGATGTTACTGCCACTAAGAAAGTTAATGAGCTGGCAGTTAGTAGGGAAATGAGTGCACATGGAAATTCCTCTGCTCATCCAGGCATTCCATGGAGATCGCAGTCAATAGGAGAGCGCTCACATTTACCATTGCATGATTGGAGAGATTTTCCTACTGAAGTTCGGTCAGCAACTTCTGAAATGGGCTGGTCACATTCACAAAAGGAGCAGGCTGCAGAACAGGAGATTGGTAAAACAGTTCCGCCTTCTTACTACAAGGATGAATCTAACTGGCAAGTTGGTGAGGGTTTTCTTTCCGATATTGGTCGTGACTCTGTTCTTAGAAGGCAATCATCTGAAGTCTTTGACAGGGAAAGGGAAAATCGGAAGGTTATGCTGCAGTCTTCTCCGGAGGAGTTATCCCTGTGTTATAAAGATCCACAAGGTGAAGTTCAGGGTCCTTTCTCTGGAAGTGACCTTATTGGGTGGTTTGAAGCCGGATATTTTAGCATAGACTTGCAAGTACGCCTTGCAAGTGCTTCTCCTGACACACCTTTCTCATTGCTTGGGGATGTTATGCCACACTTGCGAGCAAAAGCAAGGCCTCCACCAGGATTCAGTTCACCGAAACAGAATGAAAATACAGATACATTAAGTAGGCCAAAGTTCAGCAGTCTTGGAAAGCTTCATGCGGGTTCCAGTGAGATTgatatcataaaaaatgaatcaaggagTAGACATGAATCTGGGACTGATGCTGAGAATAGGTTTTTGGAGTCACTGATGTCAGGTAACATGAGCAGTCCTGCACGAGAGAAGTTTGCTTTCCCAGAAGGTAGGTTGTGCGATGGGAATAGATTCTGTTTCAAGTTTGAGTAATTCTGTAATACAGCCTATTTTGCAGCTTGTGTTTTTATTCTTCATCAGATATTTGTACGCTTTTGTTATAAAGCGGCTTTTCTTACTCAAGTGGGTTTGTTTTGATTTGTAGGTCTGCAAGGGTATATTGGGAATAATTCTGGTGGAATGCCTCCAGTGGGAGTAGAAAGTGGTAATGACCTAAATTACCTCTTGGCACAGAGAATATCACTAGAGCGACAGAGGTCTCTTCCCAATGCTCACCCATATTGGCCTGGGAGAGATGCAGCATCCATGGTTCCCAAGGCAGAGCTTGTCCCTGACCCTTCTAGTCAGTTGAAACTCCCATCTTCGATGGTAGATGGCCATCATAAGATTCCTCATCTTCAGAATGTGGACTTAATGTCTGTACTACAAGGAGGTGCATCTGACAATTCTTCATCCTCTGTTAATGGAATTTCCAGTTGGTTAAATTTTCCTGTCCAGAGTGGCTTGGATGCACGCCAGGATAAGATTGACATGCATCATAATCAACAGTTCTCTGGCCAAACCGCATATGTGATGCAGCAACAGAGGATGCAACAACAGAATCAGCCATCTTTGCCAACTTTAATTGCTCAAAACATAGATCATCCTACTGGCATTGTAACCCCGGAAAAATTACTCACTTCTGGTCTCTCTCAAGATCCACAGATGCTAAGTATATTACAACAGCAGTATTTATTATCCCAACTTCAATTAAATCCGCAGGCACCTGTTCCCGCACAACTTTCACTGCTAGATAAGCTCATATTGCTTAAGCAGCAACAGAaacaggagcagcagcagcagctatTGCGGCAGCAACATTTGCTTTCACAAGTTTTGTCTGAACATCAGCCCCATAATCACTTTCCTGAGCCATCTTATGGACATGTGGCAGCCGGAAATGCTTCTGTGGACCTTCGTGGGCTTCGTCCGCCACATGATATGTTTCAGAATAATTCACAGATGCCAGTTCCCAATCTGCAAGATAGTCACATGGCTAACTTTACTACTATGTCCTCGCAACTTCCACAGGATATTGCTTACAGTGTCGGTTCCGAAGCCTCTCCTCTACCTTTACCGCATCAAATTTTTGGTAATCCCACACATCCAAAGGGTTGGGGTGGTACTACACTTCCGGAAAGGATTGATGACATTCAGCAGGAGGATTCATTGTTGGTGCCAACTGTGGTGGATAGCTCACCCTCACTGGAAGTAATGGACAATACTTCACTTAAGCCTCCTACCCTACAGGAACACGTGCTTACTTTGGACAGTTGTGCTGATGTAGTTCAAGCTCAGTTGTCAGAAAGTACACCCACAAGTGGTGAACCTGTTGTAGAATGTACACCCGAAGCTATTTCGATCTCTATACCTCTAGCATCTCCAAAAATCCCTTCTAAGGCTCCACCAGGGGCTGACAAGGCTGAAACATCTGTTTGTGAACAAATGAATGATGTGAAGCCTCCGTCGGCTAGTCTTGTCGAGGAACTGCAAGGTCAAAATGAGCAATGTAAAATTGAGTCCCCAATTGTAAAAGAAGTTAAAAATGCTGAAGTACGTGAGGCAAAGAAGGCTTCAGAGAAGAAGTCCAGAAAGCAAAAATCTTCAAAGGCTCAATCCTCCGTGGACCAGTCAAAGGGAATATCCAAGGCATCTCCTACTCTGCCGTTGAAGCAATCTGAAACTGTGGGATTAGAGGCAAAATCTGACATGCACATGGATGTGGGAGAAGCAGTTTATGGCACATCACCAGTGACAACAGGAGTATCTACTTTTGAAACACTAGCTTCTCAACTTAATAAGAGCGCCTTAGCTGGTAGCATCTCTAGGAATGAAGTTTCATCTATAGAAGGCAAGGTTGAAACAAGAGAAGTCGAATCTGTTACAATGCATAGCACACAGGGACATTCAGGACAAAAAGCTTGGAAATCTGGTCCTGGTCTCAAAGCTAAGTCCCTTCTGGAAATTCAACAGGAAGAACAGCGGAAGGTTCAGATGGAGATGACTATCTCTGAGAATGCCACATCCGTCAACTCTATGAGCTCCTCAACCCCTTGGGCTGGGGTTGTTGCGAATGCAGAGCCTAAGATTGTTAGAGATAGTCATCAAGATGCAGTTAGTGCACATACTATCACTGGAAAAGCTGAAAGTTCTGTCAACCCAGTGAGCAAAAAGAGCCAGTTACATGACCTATTGGCCGAAGAAGTTTTGGCAAAGTCTAATGAAAGAATTACGGAGGTTTCTGTCAATGTCTCTAATCTGCCAGTCAGTATCCAAGCAGATCTGATTGTTGACAATGATGATTTCATCGAGGCAAAAGACACTAAAAAGAGCCGCAAAAAGTCTGCGAAGGGTAAGGGTATGGCTGCTAAGGCTTCAACACCCATTGCTTCTGCTGATATGCCGATTGCATCAAGTCCTATTGAGAAAGCAAAGAGTTCTCGTCAGGTACAGCAGGAGAAGGATGCGTTACCCACTCCACCGTCAGGTCCATCCTTGGGAGATTTTGTGATCTGGAAGGGGGAGGCTGCAAATCCTTTGCCTGCCCCGGCCTGGTCGACTGACTCAGGGAAGCTAACTAAGCCAACATCACTAAGGGACATCCTAAAGGAACAGGAGAAAAAGTTTTCCTCAGTCCAGAACCAAATCCAAATCCCATCTCCCCAGAAAGTGCAATCAACCCGCAACACCCGTGGAAGTGGCTCTTCATGGCCAGTCTCTGGGTCATCTCCATCTAAGGCTGCGTCTCCAATTCAAATCAATTCCCTTGCTTCTGTCCATTCAAAATCTAAGGCAGAGGATGATTTGTTCTGGGGTCCACTGGATCAATCAAAACAAGAAGCGAAACAGTATGTTTCTGATGAtacctttttctttatttttatattaatatCTTGCagttaattcttttttttttttttgtgattattATAATTTATCTGTGGTCTATTATTTTGTGCATGTTGCTTATTGTTTCGTATTCTTTCATCACTCCATCAAATTTCTATAAGCTTTAATCCACATGCAATGTTTCTTTCATTTACAGATTATAAGCTTGTTTAGCTTGAGGTTAGTAGGTTACTGGAAAGCAATTTTAGGATATTTAAGATTTATTTCTATATTGGGATTAACaagcttttatttttattgggtagATTAAATAGGAGATTTGCTTGAGTTAGTTTCCTATTCTGGATATAGTTGTTTTAGTAGGTAGGagtcttttcttatttatatggcATGTACTGTGATGGAGTTTCTGAATTGAATAATGGAATATTGagtttttgttttagttgaaGCCTGTGTGGCCTAGGGCAGCTTGGATGTTGTTCCTTCTGCTCCCccactctctttctttctcctttccttctcagGTACGTTATCCTTTCTTCTCCCCTGCAGTTCcatattctttctttctccctttcttcttctacatcTTCCTAATCCTCTTCTCTCCTTGCCCCTTACCTGTTATCCTTTGctgttttccttttctgttctCTGCTTGCATATACTGCGTGGCTGAGAAACAAACTTCAAAGCCCTGCAGCCTCTCGATGATTTGGACTGATCTTTTAGGGTTTGCTAGCATACCCCTACCCCTTATCTGTCCTTAAGGACCCCCTTTGTGGTGAGTTGCAAACCAGCAACTACAGATGGTTGTTGCCTTGCCATCTAGATCTGATTTCAGAGGTTCGATTCTCTTCACTTGCTGTTTCGGTAACTCCTTGGTTGCATTCGATAGATTGTTGAGTTGGAGTCTCCCCTAAAATCTCAAGAGGATTGGATCTCCATCGGCTGAGTT
This window harbors:
- the LOC122661228 gene encoding protein ESSENTIAL FOR POTEXVIRUS ACCUMULATION 1-like isoform X2, with translation MAGKSNADTRHHLSVNTPPQITKEMQGLDNVIPLSPQWLLPKPGDGKPGMVTGESNFSPSPGHTSSADASKSSGNGEEIQDNEKKRDVYRPSLLDAESGRRDCWRDEERDTDSSIRRDRWREGDKELGDARKMDRWMDNPSIRHSGEARRAPSEKWTDSSNRETSYEQRRESKWNTRWGPEDKESESWREKWLDSSRDGEVPRDKGLSHLNNHGKDDKEGDYYRPWRSNSSQNRGRAEPHYQALTPNKQTPTLGYGRGRGENALPIFSVGRGKVSSGGSAVNSTSAYSQSLGTVSDKGESAHVESSPLSYSRTKLLDIYRMTDVLSYGKQLDGFVEVHSLTQAEPLEPLALSTPTVEELVILKGIDRGDIVSSNIPQVSKDGSVGRNSTDLVQTRRTKLGSREDLPSSIDDFKEDSDSSKAFREDVTATKKVNELAVSREMSAHGNSSAHPGIPWRSQSIGERSHLPLHDWRDFPTEVRSATSEMGWSHSQKEQAAEQEIGKTVPPSYYKDESNWQVGEGFLSDIGRDSVLRRQSSEVFDRERENRKVMLQSSPEELSLCYKDPQGEVQGPFSGSDLIGWFEAGYFSIDLQVRLASASPDTPFSLLGDVMPHLRAKARPPPGFSSPKQNENTDTLSRPKFSSLGKLHAGSSEIDIIKNESRSRHESGTDAENRFLESLMSGNMSSPAREKFAFPEGLQGYIGNNSGGMPPVGVESGNDLNYLLAQRISLERQRSLPNAHPYWPGRDAASMVPKAELVPDPSSQLKLPSSMVDGHHKIPHLQNVDLMSVLQGGASDNSSSSVNGISSWLNFPVQSGLDARQDKIDMHHNQQFSGQTAYVMQQQRMQQQNQPSLPTLIAQNIDHPTGIVTPEKLLTSGLSQDPQMLSILQQQYLLSQLQLNPQAPVPAQLSLLDKLILLKQQQKQEQQQQLLRQQHLLSQVLSEHQPHNHFPEPSYGHVAAGNASVDLRGLRPPHDMFQNNSQMPVPNLQDSHMANFTTMSSQLPQDIAYSVGSEASPLPLPHQIFGNPTHPKGWGGTTLPERIDDIQQEDSLLVPTVVDSSPSLEVMDNTSLKPPTLQEHVLTLDSCADVVQAQLSESTPTSGEPVVECTPEAISISIPLASPKIPSKAPPGADKAETSVCEQMNDVKPPSASLVEELQGQNEQCKIESPIVKEVKNAEVREAKKASEKKSRKQKSSKAQSSVDQSKGISKASPTLPLKQSETVGLEAKSDMHMDVGEAVYGTSPVTTGVSTFETLASQLNKSALAGSISRNEVSSIEGKVETREVESVTMHSTQGHSGQKAWKSGPGLKAKSLLEIQQEEQRKVQMEMTISENATSVNSMSSSTPWAGVVANAEPKIVRDSHQDAVSAHTITGKAESSVNPVSKKSQLHDLLAEEVLAKSNERITEVSVNVSNLPVSIQADLIVDNDDFIEAKDTKKSRKKSAKGKGMAAKASTPIASADMPIASSPIEKAKSSRQVQQEKDALPTPPSGPSLGDFVIWKGEAANPLPAPAWSTDSGKLTKPTSLRDILKEQEKKFSSVQNQIQIPSPQKVQSTRNTRGSGSSWPVSGSSPSKAASPIQINSLASVHSKSKAEDDLFWGPLDQSKQEAKQSDFPSLAKQSGWGSKATAVKGTVAGSTSRQKSTGSRSTDYSVSSSAVSQSLLRGKRDTISKQSEAMDFRDWCESESVRLTGTKDTSFLEFCLKQSTSEAETLLIENLASFDPDHEFIDKFLNYKELLSADVIEIAFRSRNDRRLDGFGVGDVNTESAGAGDFDSDMAADGSTKSGGKKKGKKGKKVSSAVLGFNVVSNRIMMGEIQTLED